In Coraliomargarita parva, the genomic stretch TAAAGGTCGGGCGTGCCCCAGTATTTCTCCTTTTCGGAATCGATCAGGGCGCTGCTGTTCTTCGGGTCCACGTAGCGCAGGTAGTACCAGCAGGAGCCGGCCCATTGCGGCATGGTATTGGTTTCACGAACCGCTTGCACCCAGCCGTCCCGGGCCTCCTTGGAGGTCGCTCCGGTTTGCGGATCGACATACACATAGAGCCAGTCGTCGGCCTTGGAGAGCGGGCTTTGGCCATCCGGGGAGGGCGTGTAGCTCTCGACCTCCGGCAGCTCGAGCGGAAGTTCGGACTCCGGCAGGATAACGGCAAAGCGGGTCTCGCCGTCGATCTGGCAACTGACCGGGCGCTCGACCGACTTTAGGCTGTCGTCGAAACCTGCGTAGTCGGATTCGGTAACCCAGAGTACGGGGAAGGGCTCGCCCCAGTAACGCTGACGGGAAAAGAGCCAGTCGCGGAGTTTGAAATTGACGGTGGCTTGGCCGCGTCCGTCCGCCGCGAGCTGCCCGATCACCGCGTTCTTGGCGGATTCAGAGTCTTTCCCGCTCTGCTCGCCGGAGTTGATTAGCAGTCCCGGGCCGGTGTAGGCTTCTGTCAGGGCGCCTGCTTCGTCCTTATTGCCGTCGCCGTTGTCGTCGATGACCTGGATGATCTCCAAGCCGAATTCCTTGGCGAACTCGAAGTCCCGCTCGTCGTGGGCGGGCACGGCCATAATCGCGCCGGTGCCGTAGGTCATGAGGACGTAGTCGGCCACCCAGATGGGGATTTCCTTGCCATTGACCGGATTGACCGCGGTGGCACCGGTCCAGACGCCCGTCTTTTCCTTGCTCAGCTCAGCACGTTCCAGGTCCGACTTGCTCTTGGCCTTCTGCACGTAGGCGTCGACCGCAGCCTTTTGCCCGGCTGTGGTGATGCTGCCGACCAGCGGGTGTTCCGGTGCGATGACCATGTAGGTGGCGCCGTAGAGCGTGTCGGGGCGGGTGGTGAAGACGGTCAGTTGCGCGTCGTGGCCGCTGACATCGAAGGTGATCTCGCCGCCTTCGGAGCGGCCGATCCAGTTCTCCTGAAGGCGCTTGGTCGAGTCGGGCCAGTCGAGATCCTTGAGGCCGGCGATCAGCCGTTCCGCATATTCGGTGATACGCAGGACCCATTGGCGGATGGGGCGGCGTTCAACCGGGAAATTGCCGCGTTCGGAGCGGGGGCCTTCGGGCGTGTTGAGGACTTCCTCGTTGGCGAGCACGGTGCCGAGGTCCGGACAGAACCAGACCGGCTTCTCGTCGACGTAAGCGAGGCCTTTCTTGAAGAGCTGCTGGAAAATCCACTGGGTCCACTTGAAATAGCCTGGATCGGTGGTGTTGACTTCTCGCTCCCAGTCGTAGGCGAAGCCGAGTTGCTTGAGCTGCTCCTTGAACCTCGCCACGTTTTGGGCGGTGGTGATCCGCGGGTGGGTGCCGGTTTTGATCGCATACTGCTCGGTCGGCAGTCCGAAGGCGTCCCAGCCCATCGGGTGGAGCACATTGAAGCCCTGTGCCTTCTTGAAGCGTTTCAACGCATCACTCGCGGTGTAGCCTTCGGGGTGCCCGATGTGCAGGCCGGCTCCGGAGGGGTAGGGAAACATGTCGAGGACGTAGAAGGTCGGTTTGTCCTCGAAGTCCTTGGCCTCATAGGTGCCTTTTGCGGCCCAGAAGTCCTGCCACTTCGGTTCAATTGCGGAAAAGTCGTAATCTTTGCTTGGAGTTGCCATTTTTAGAAACGGCGGATTTAGAAGCCTGACTTCGGGGGCGTCAACGCCACAAAGCATCGAAGAGACGGCTCTAGGCAGGCTTCGCACTTGACGTCTGCAGAAGTGCTGATTTGCATGTGCGACCCCAAATGAGAGACCGTGTTGCCCTAGTTTTTCTCGTCATTCTTGCGTTTCTGGCCGTATCCACCTGGCTGCCGGCTGCTCCGCAACTGTCCCTCGACGGCTTGAAGGAGAGCCGGGCGAAGTCGCTGACCGATTCGAAGATTCAGAAGAAAGACTGGGGCAAGCAGAAGAATACCAGCCTGATGCAGAAGAGTTTTCCGCT encodes the following:
- the leuS gene encoding leucine--tRNA ligase, whose translation is MATPSKDYDFSAIEPKWQDFWAAKGTYEAKDFEDKPTFYVLDMFPYPSGAGLHIGHPEGYTASDALKRFKKAQGFNVLHPMGWDAFGLPTEQYAIKTGTHPRITTAQNVARFKEQLKQLGFAYDWEREVNTTDPGYFKWTQWIFQQLFKKGLAYVDEKPVWFCPDLGTVLANEEVLNTPEGPRSERGNFPVERRPIRQWVLRITEYAERLIAGLKDLDWPDSTKRLQENWIGRSEGGEITFDVSGHDAQLTVFTTRPDTLYGATYMVIAPEHPLVGSITTAGQKAAVDAYVQKAKSKSDLERAELSKEKTGVWTGATAVNPVNGKEIPIWVADYVLMTYGTGAIMAVPAHDERDFEFAKEFGLEIIQVIDDNGDGNKDEAGALTEAYTGPGLLINSGEQSGKDSESAKNAVIGQLAADGRGQATVNFKLRDWLFSRQRYWGEPFPVLWVTESDYAGFDDSLKSVERPVSCQIDGETRFAVILPESELPLELPEVESYTPSPDGQSPLSKADDWLYVYVDPQTGATSKEARDGWVQAVRETNTMPQWAGSCWYYLRYVDPKNSSALIDSEKEKYWGTPDLYIGGAEHAVLHLLYARFWHQVLFDCGVVSDPEPFKKLFHQGIILGEDGEKMSKSRGNVVNPETIIEGYGADALRCYLMFLGPLEAMKPWNTKGIEGIARFLRKIWRLVVGEDGERQANIASDNKLDAESERVLHATIKKVTEDYEALGFNTAISQMMICVNQLGKQNALSIEAVQTLLQLVAPLAPHIAEELWERLGHSGSIVDAGWPACDESKLVEDTIKIVFQVNGKYRGDAQLPADVSKNDAIAAAKAHERVIPHIEGKEIKREIYVPGKIVNIVAV